A single window of Sebaldella sp. S0638 DNA harbors:
- the rpoC gene encoding DNA-directed RNA polymerase subunit beta', translating to MSIRDFDSIQIKLASPDKIREWSYGEVKKAETINYRTLKPEMDGLFCERIFGPAKDFECACGKYKRMRYKGIKCEKCGVEVTTSKVRRERMGHIDLAAPVAHIWYSKGTPNKMSLLLGLSTKELESVLYFARYVVTEPGETNLEKGVILTDREYRLYKSQFGEKFEAKMGAEGIIKLLEEINLVQLEEELKNELEVSQSSQKRKKVVKRLKIVRDFIISENRPEWMILTVLPVIPADIRPMVQLDGGRFATSDLNDLYRRVINRNTRLKKLISINAPEIVIKNEKRMLQEAVDALIDNGRRGKPVVTQNNRELKSLSDMLKGKNGRFRQNLLGKRVDYSGRSVIVVGPNLKIYQCGLPKKMALELYKPFLMRELVKREIASNIKIAKKMVEEEDDYVWELIEEIIKNHPVLLNRAPTLHRLSIQAFQPTLIEGKAIRLHPLVCSAFNADFDGDQMAVHLVLSPEAQMEARLLMLATNNIIAPSSGKPIAVPSQDMVMGCYYMTKERRGERGEGKLFSNKNQLITAYQNKQVGTHALVKVRIDGEMIETTPGRLLFNTMLPKEVREYDKTFGKGALGKLIAELYELYGFEKTSDLIDKIKNFGFHYATSAGITVGIEDLEIPDTKKSILESAEKEVAEVEEQYKKGTIIDEERYRKTVAIWSRAVDDVTKEMMDNLDEFNPVYMMANSGARGSIAQMRQLGGMRGLMADTQGRIMEVPIKANFREGLNILEFFMSSHGARKGLADTALRTAESGYLTRRLVDISHDVIINEHDCQTHEGIIVSDLVDGGNVIEKLDERIYGRTLAEDIVHEGEVIAERNELIGKDLIKKISEYEIKAVKIRTPLTCALEKGVCQKCYGLDLSNHKEILKGEAVGVIAAQSIGEPGTQLTMRTFHTGGVAQAAAVQTNIKTDSAGKVKFKDVKILENEAGEEIVVAQNSKIVIDKQKYEIPSGSLLKVKEGDKVEKDQILVEFDPYHIPIISNESGKVEFRDLYVRENIDHKYNVTERMAIKPVESGDVNPRIVIYEKGKKLDEYSIPYGAYLMVKEGDKVKKGQIISKIIKSGEGTKDITSGLPRVQELFEARNPKGKAVLSEVAGRVLISDKKKKGMRLILIVSPETGKTIKEYTVPVGEHLVVTNEMLIDKGTKLTDGPVSPHDILKIKGLIEAQQFILESVQQVYREQGVSVNDKHIEIIVKQMFQKVKIKDSGDSLYLEDELVDKKIVDKENNELITEDKKIATYEPVIQGITKAAVNTESFISASSFQETTKVLANAAIEGKVDRLEGLKENVIIGKKIPGGTGFKEYRKMLLADPVSEENNS from the coding sequence ATGAGTATAAGAGATTTTGATAGTATACAGATAAAGCTTGCTTCACCTGATAAGATCAGAGAATGGTCTTATGGTGAGGTGAAAAAAGCTGAAACAATAAACTACAGGACATTGAAACCTGAAATGGACGGTTTATTCTGCGAGAGAATATTTGGTCCAGCTAAAGATTTTGAATGTGCGTGTGGAAAATACAAACGTATGAGATACAAAGGCATAAAATGTGAAAAGTGCGGAGTGGAAGTAACTACTTCAAAAGTAAGACGTGAAAGAATGGGTCATATAGATTTAGCAGCTCCTGTGGCGCACATATGGTATTCAAAAGGAACGCCCAATAAAATGAGTCTTCTTTTGGGACTTAGTACAAAAGAACTGGAATCAGTACTGTATTTCGCAAGATATGTAGTAACAGAACCGGGAGAAACTAACCTTGAAAAAGGCGTAATACTTACAGACAGAGAGTACAGACTTTATAAAAGCCAGTTTGGTGAAAAATTTGAAGCTAAAATGGGTGCAGAAGGTATTATAAAACTATTGGAAGAAATAAATCTTGTACAGCTTGAAGAAGAACTGAAAAATGAACTTGAAGTTTCACAGTCAAGCCAGAAGAGAAAAAAAGTAGTAAAAAGACTAAAAATAGTAAGAGATTTCATCATTTCGGAAAACAGACCGGAATGGATGATTCTTACTGTACTGCCTGTAATTCCTGCTGATATAAGACCAATGGTTCAGCTTGATGGTGGAAGATTCGCAACAAGTGATCTTAATGATCTTTACAGAAGAGTTATAAACAGAAATACAAGATTGAAAAAATTAATATCAATAAATGCTCCTGAAATAGTTATAAAAAATGAAAAAAGAATGCTTCAGGAAGCGGTAGATGCCTTAATAGATAACGGAAGAAGAGGAAAGCCGGTTGTTACACAAAATAACAGAGAACTTAAATCTCTTTCTGATATGCTTAAAGGTAAAAACGGAAGATTCAGACAAAACCTTCTTGGAAAACGGGTAGATTACTCAGGAAGATCGGTTATCGTCGTAGGACCTAATCTGAAAATATATCAGTGCGGACTTCCGAAAAAAATGGCTCTTGAGCTTTATAAGCCGTTTTTGATGAGAGAACTTGTAAAAAGAGAAATAGCTTCTAATATAAAAATAGCTAAAAAGATGGTAGAAGAAGAAGATGACTATGTATGGGAACTAATAGAAGAAATCATCAAAAATCATCCGGTTCTGTTAAACAGAGCCCCTACATTACACAGATTATCAATACAAGCGTTTCAGCCTACTCTTATAGAAGGAAAAGCAATAAGACTTCACCCGCTGGTATGTTCTGCATTTAACGCGGATTTTGACGGTGACCAGATGGCGGTACACTTAGTGTTGTCGCCTGAGGCCCAGATGGAAGCAAGACTTCTTATGCTGGCTACAAATAACATAATTGCTCCTTCAAGCGGTAAACCTATAGCGGTTCCTTCACAGGATATGGTTATGGGATGTTATTATATGACAAAAGAGAGAAGAGGGGAAAGAGGAGAAGGTAAATTATTCTCTAATAAGAACCAGCTGATAACTGCATACCAGAATAAGCAAGTGGGAACACACGCTCTGGTAAAAGTAAGAATAGACGGTGAAATGATAGAAACAACACCAGGAAGACTTTTATTTAATACAATGCTTCCAAAAGAAGTCAGAGAATATGATAAAACGTTCGGAAAAGGTGCATTAGGTAAATTAATAGCAGAATTATATGAATTATACGGTTTTGAAAAGACTTCTGACTTAATTGATAAAATTAAGAATTTCGGATTCCATTATGCGACATCTGCTGGAATAACAGTTGGAATAGAAGATCTGGAAATACCTGATACAAAAAAATCTATTTTGGAAAGTGCTGAAAAAGAAGTAGCAGAAGTGGAAGAACAGTATAAAAAGGGTACTATAATAGATGAGGAAAGATACAGAAAAACAGTAGCAATATGGTCAAGAGCAGTAGATGACGTAACTAAGGAAATGATGGACAATCTTGATGAATTTAATCCGGTTTATATGATGGCGAACTCAGGAGCCAGAGGTAGTATAGCACAGATGAGACAGCTTGGTGGAATGCGTGGACTAATGGCGGATACACAAGGAAGAATCATGGAGGTACCTATTAAGGCGAACTTTAGAGAAGGTCTGAATATACTGGAATTCTTCATGTCATCACACGGTGCCAGAAAAGGACTGGCGGATACGGCGTTAAGAACCGCTGAGTCAGGATATCTTACAAGAAGACTGGTTGACATTTCACATGATGTTATCATAAATGAACATGATTGTCAGACTCATGAAGGAATAATAGTTTCTGATCTGGTTGACGGCGGTAATGTTATAGAAAAACTTGATGAAAGAATTTATGGAAGAACTCTTGCAGAAGATATCGTTCATGAAGGTGAAGTAATTGCTGAAAGAAACGAACTTATAGGTAAAGATCTGATCAAGAAAATCAGCGAGTATGAAATCAAAGCCGTGAAAATCAGAACACCTCTTACATGTGCATTGGAAAAAGGAGTATGTCAAAAATGTTACGGACTGGATCTGTCTAACCATAAAGAAATTCTTAAAGGTGAGGCAGTGGGAGTTATCGCGGCGCAGTCAATCGGTGAGCCGGGAACACAGCTGACAATGAGAACTTTCCATACAGGAGGGGTAGCACAGGCTGCAGCAGTACAGACGAATATAAAAACAGATTCAGCAGGTAAAGTTAAGTTTAAAGATGTAAAAATACTGGAAAATGAGGCTGGGGAAGAAATAGTTGTTGCTCAGAACTCAAAAATAGTAATAGACAAACAAAAATATGAAATTCCGTCAGGATCATTATTAAAGGTAAAAGAAGGAGATAAAGTAGAAAAAGACCAGATACTGGTAGAATTTGATCCTTATCATATACCGATAATAAGTAATGAGTCAGGAAAAGTAGAATTCAGAGATCTTTATGTAAGAGAAAATATAGATCATAAATATAATGTTACTGAAAGAATGGCTATAAAGCCGGTAGAAAGCGGAGACGTGAACCCAAGAATCGTTATTTATGAAAAAGGGAAAAAGCTGGATGAATACAGTATTCCTTATGGAGCATATTTAATGGTAAAAGAGGGAGACAAAGTAAAAAAAGGACAGATTATTTCAAAAATAATTAAGTCCGGAGAAGGAACAAAAGATATTACCAGTGGTCTTCCGAGAGTTCAGGAATTATTCGAAGCTAGAAATCCTAAAGGAAAAGCTGTTTTATCAGAAGTAGCAGGACGTGTACTTATATCTGATAAAAAGAAGAAGGGTATGAGACTTATATTAATAGTAAGTCCTGAAACTGGAAAAACAATAAAAGAATACACAGTACCAGTAGGGGAACACTTAGTGGTAACTAATGAAATGCTTATAGACAAAGGGACAAAACTAACAGACGGACCGGTTTCACCGCATGATATACTGAAAATAAAAGGTCTTATTGAAGCTCAGCAGTTTATCCTGGAATCAGTACAGCAAGTGTACAGGGAACAGGGAGTTTCGGTAAATGATAAGCATATCGAAATAATAGTAAAACAGATGTTCCAAAAAGTAAAAATCAAAGATTCGGGAGACTCTTTGTATCTGGAAGATGAATTAGTGGATAAAAAGATTGTAGATAAAGAGAATAACGAACTTATCACAGAAGACAAAAAGATAGCTACATATGAACCTGTTATTCAGGGAATTACAAAAGCTGCGGTAAATACAGAAAGCTTTATATCGGCTTCATCATTCCAGGAAACTACAAAAGTTCTTGCAAATGCAGCAATAGAAGGTAAAGTAGATAGACTTGAAGGACTAAAAGAGAACGTAATCATCGGTAAAAAAATTCCAGGTGGTACAGGATTTAAAGAGTATAGAAAAATGCTTTTAGCTGATCCGGTATCAGAAGAAAATAATAGTTAA
- the rpoB gene encoding DNA-directed RNA polymerase subunit beta yields the protein MSRLIKRFSFGKIVDRGEMPHFLEFQLNSYEDFIQAGIPPQKRENQGLENIFQEIFPIESSNGQLKLEYIWYEIHENDKPLNDELECKKRRKTYAGQLKVRLRLINLKTEEIQETLVYFGEIPLMTDKATFIINGAERVVVSQLHRSPGVTFNKELSIQTGKDIFIGKIIPYKGTWLEFETDKNDILNVKIDRRKKVLSTIFLKSVDFFTNNREIMDQFFESKELDLNKIYEKYKGDDLQEVIKNRLEGSFNKEDILDEKTGEFILESEELIDEIGIEKLIENKVEKIYYWEVKPEDRIIANSLIHDHTKTSDEAVVEVFKKLRPGDLVTVDSARSLLKQMFFNPQRYDLANVGRYKINKRLKLDLPENEITLTKEDVMQTINYVRNLFNDDGYTDDIDNLSNRRVRGVGELLSIQVKGGMMKMAKMVKEKMTIQDITTLTPQSLLNTKPLNALILEFFGSGQLSQFMDQSNPLAELTHKRRISALGPGGLSRERAGFEVRDVHNSHYGRICPIETPEGPNIGLIGSLSTYGKVNKYGFIETPFAKVENGKAILNEINYLGADEEEGLFIAQADTPVDDKGNILAEEVVCRYGEEIVHIVKEKVHYLDVSPKQVVSVSAGLIPFLEHDDANRALMGSNMQRQAVPLLRTEAPYVGTGLERKVAVDSGAVMTSKANGKVTFVDARQIIVTDENDKEHVHRLLNFERSNQAMCLHQKPIISLDDEVKRGDIIADGPSTAGGDLALGRNILLAFMPWEGYNFEDAILISERLRKDDVFTSIHIEEFDIEARTTKLGDEEITREIPNVSEETLKNLDESGIIRIGAQVNPGDILVGKVTPKGETEPPAEEKLLRAIFGEKAKDVRDTSLRLPHGTKGTVVDVLILTKDDGDDLKAGVNKVVRVYIAEKRKITVGDKMSGRHGNKGVVSRILPVEDMPHLEDGTPIDVAVNPLGVPSRMNIGQVLEVHLGLAIGNIDQYIATPVFDGASENDVKDYLEKVGFERNGKVKLIDGRTGEPFDNRVTVGRMYMLKLHHLVEDKMHARAIGPYSLVTQQPLGGKAQFGGQRLGEMEVWALEAYGASNILQEMLTVKSDDISGRTKTYEAIVKGQGMPEADAPESFKVLIKEFQSLGLDINLFDKDGQVIELDKNNEN from the coding sequence ATGAGCAGACTTATTAAAAGATTTAGTTTTGGAAAAATTGTTGACAGAGGAGAAATGCCTCACTTTTTGGAGTTTCAGTTAAATTCATACGAAGACTTCATTCAGGCAGGAATCCCGCCGCAAAAAAGGGAAAACCAAGGTTTAGAAAATATTTTTCAGGAAATTTTTCCAATAGAATCGAGTAATGGTCAACTTAAATTAGAGTATATATGGTATGAGATTCATGAAAATGATAAACCGCTTAATGACGAACTGGAATGTAAGAAAAGAAGAAAAACGTATGCCGGTCAGCTGAAAGTAAGATTACGTTTAATAAATTTGAAAACAGAAGAAATACAGGAAACATTAGTGTATTTTGGTGAAATTCCGTTAATGACTGATAAAGCCACATTTATTATAAACGGGGCAGAAAGGGTTGTTGTATCTCAGCTGCACAGATCACCAGGTGTTACATTCAATAAAGAGTTGAGCATACAAACAGGAAAAGATATATTTATTGGTAAAATAATCCCGTATAAAGGGACTTGGCTGGAATTTGAAACTGACAAGAATGATATATTAAACGTAAAAATAGACAGAAGGAAGAAAGTTTTATCAACTATATTCTTAAAGTCAGTGGACTTTTTCACGAATAATAGAGAGATAATGGATCAGTTTTTTGAATCTAAAGAACTGGATCTGAATAAGATTTACGAAAAATATAAAGGTGATGATTTACAGGAAGTAATAAAAAACAGACTAGAAGGAAGTTTTAACAAAGAAGATATTCTTGATGAGAAAACAGGAGAGTTTATTCTGGAATCGGAAGAATTAATTGACGAGATCGGAATAGAAAAATTAATTGAGAATAAAGTTGAAAAAATTTATTACTGGGAAGTAAAGCCGGAAGACAGAATTATTGCGAATTCACTTATTCATGACCATACTAAGACATCTGACGAAGCAGTTGTAGAGGTCTTTAAGAAACTAAGACCGGGGGATCTGGTAACTGTAGACAGTGCAAGATCACTTTTAAAACAAATGTTCTTTAATCCTCAGAGATATGATCTTGCCAACGTAGGAAGATATAAAATAAATAAAAGACTTAAACTGGATCTGCCGGAAAATGAAATTACACTTACTAAAGAAGATGTAATGCAGACTATTAATTATGTAAGAAACCTTTTTAATGATGACGGATATACTGATGATATAGATAACCTGTCAAACAGAAGGGTAAGAGGAGTAGGAGAGTTACTGTCTATTCAGGTCAAAGGCGGAATGATGAAAATGGCTAAGATGGTTAAGGAGAAAATGACAATACAGGATATTACTACTTTAACACCTCAGAGTCTTTTGAATACTAAACCGTTAAATGCTTTGATTCTGGAATTCTTTGGATCCGGGCAGCTTTCTCAGTTTATGGATCAGTCGAATCCTCTTGCAGAATTAACTCATAAAAGAAGAATATCAGCTTTGGGACCGGGAGGACTTTCAAGAGAAAGAGCAGGATTCGAAGTGCGTGATGTACATAACTCACACTATGGAAGAATCTGTCCTATAGAAACACCGGAAGGTCCGAATATCGGTCTGATAGGATCACTGTCAACTTATGGAAAAGTTAATAAATACGGATTTATAGAAACACCATTTGCAAAAGTAGAAAATGGTAAGGCAATACTTAATGAAATAAATTACCTTGGAGCAGATGAAGAAGAAGGATTATTTATAGCACAGGCGGATACACCTGTGGATGATAAAGGAAATATCCTTGCAGAAGAAGTAGTCTGCAGATATGGAGAAGAAATAGTCCATATAGTTAAAGAAAAAGTTCATTATCTGGATGTATCACCTAAACAGGTAGTATCAGTTTCAGCAGGATTAATTCCGTTTCTTGAACATGATGATGCGAACAGAGCACTAATGGGATCGAATATGCAACGTCAGGCGGTACCATTATTAAGAACAGAGGCCCCTTATGTGGGAACAGGTCTTGAAAGAAAAGTAGCTGTGGATTCAGGAGCAGTAATGACATCAAAAGCAAACGGAAAAGTAACTTTCGTAGATGCGAGACAAATTATTGTAACAGATGAAAATGATAAGGAACATGTTCACAGATTACTGAACTTTGAAAGATCAAATCAGGCAATGTGTCTGCATCAGAAGCCAATTATAAGCCTTGATGACGAAGTAAAAAGAGGAGATATAATTGCTGACGGACCATCAACTGCAGGTGGAGATCTTGCACTTGGTAGAAATATACTTCTGGCATTCATGCCTTGGGAAGGGTACAACTTTGAGGATGCGATTCTGATATCTGAAAGACTTAGAAAAGACGACGTATTTACTTCAATACATATAGAAGAATTTGATATAGAAGCAAGAACAACAAAACTTGGAGATGAAGAGATCACCAGAGAAATACCTAACGTTTCTGAAGAGACATTGAAAAACTTAGATGAAAGCGGTATTATAAGAATAGGTGCACAAGTGAATCCCGGCGACATCCTTGTAGGAAAAGTCACTCCAAAAGGAGAAACTGAACCGCCGGCAGAGGAAAAATTACTGAGAGCGATCTTTGGAGAAAAAGCTAAAGACGTAAGAGATACATCATTAAGACTTCCTCATGGTACAAAAGGTACAGTTGTAGATGTTCTGATATTGACTAAAGATGACGGTGACGACTTAAAGGCCGGTGTAAACAAAGTAGTAAGAGTTTATATAGCTGAAAAAAGAAAAATAACTGTCGGGGATAAAATGTCAGGAAGACATGGAAATAAAGGTGTCGTTTCTAGAATACTTCCTGTGGAAGATATGCCGCATTTGGAAGACGGAACACCAATTGACGTAGCAGTTAATCCGTTAGGGGTACCGTCACGTATGAATATCGGACAGGTATTGGAAGTCCATCTGGGTCTGGCAATCGGAAATATTGATCAATATATAGCAACGCCTGTTTTTGACGGAGCTAGTGAAAATGACGTAAAAGACTATCTGGAAAAAGTAGGATTTGAAAGAAACGGAAAAGTAAAACTAATTGACGGTAGAACAGGAGAACCATTTGATAATCGTGTTACTGTAGGAAGAATGTACATGCTGAAACTGCATCACTTAGTAGAAGATAAGATGCACGCAAGAGCAATTGGTCCTTACTCACTGGTAACACAGCAACCTCTTGGAGGAAAGGCACAATTCGGTGGACAAAGACTGGGAGAGATGGAAGTTTGGGCTCTGGAAGCATATGGAGCATCAAATATCTTACAGGAAATGTTAACTGTAAAATCTGACGATATAAGCGGAAGAACAAAAACTTACGAAGCAATAGTAAAAGGTCAGGGAATGCCTGAGGCTGATGCGCCTGAATCATTTAAAGTTTTAATAAAAGAGTTTCAATCATTAGGATTAGACATAAATTTATTTGATAAAGATGGTCAAGTGATAGAATTAGATAAAAATAATGAAAATTAA
- the rplL gene encoding 50S ribosomal protein L7/L12 has protein sequence MAFNKDQFIEDLKNMTVLELKEVVEAIEETFGVSAQPVAVAAAGAGAAAVEEKTEFDVILTGFGDKKTAVIKEVRTITGLGLKEAKDLVEAGGKTVKEGASKDEAEKIKAQLEAAGATVELK, from the coding sequence ATGGCATTTAATAAAGATCAATTTATAGAAGATTTAAAAAATATGACAGTTTTAGAATTAAAAGAAGTAGTTGAAGCGATAGAAGAAACTTTTGGAGTATCAGCTCAACCAGTAGCTGTAGCAGCAGCTGGTGCAGGTGCAGCAGCAGTTGAAGAAAAAACTGAATTTGATGTAATCTTAACAGGTTTCGGAGATAAGAAAACAGCTGTAATCAAAGAAGTAAGAACTATAACTGGATTAGGACTGAAAGAAGCTAAGGACTTAGTTGAAGCAGGAGGAAAAACAGTTAAAGAGGGAGCTTCTAAAGATGAAGCAGAAAAAATCAAAGCACAGTTGGAAGCAGCTGGAGCAACTGTAGAATTAAAATAA
- the rplJ gene encoding 50S ribosomal protein L10: protein MPAQSKVDKVSILKDKIKEAKAVVFVDYKGITVNEDTELRRKAREAGIEYLVAKNRLFKIALKEAGIDADFDDVLEGTTSFALGFEDGVAPSKLIYDFSQTVKDKFLIKAGYVDGGRVEVATIEALAKLPSREELLGQIAYGLLSPVRMLAVAMTNVAEQKESGAEAPVVTIDENKEEAVAEATEAN from the coding sequence ATGCCAGCACAATCAAAAGTAGACAAGGTAAGTATACTTAAAGATAAAATCAAAGAAGCAAAAGCTGTGGTATTTGTAGACTATAAAGGGATTACAGTAAATGAGGATACAGAATTAAGAAGAAAAGCCAGAGAAGCAGGAATCGAATATCTAGTAGCTAAAAATAGATTATTTAAAATTGCTTTGAAAGAAGCAGGAATCGATGCTGACTTTGATGATGTTTTAGAAGGAACTACATCATTTGCACTAGGTTTTGAAGATGGAGTTGCACCATCAAAGTTAATTTATGACTTCTCTCAAACTGTAAAAGATAAATTCTTAATAAAAGCAGGATATGTTGATGGTGGAAGAGTAGAGGTAGCTACAATAGAAGCTCTAGCTAAATTACCTTCAAGAGAAGAATTACTTGGTCAGATAGCATATGGATTGTTATCACCAGTAAGAATGTTAGCAGTAGCTATGACAAATGTTGCTGAACAAAAAGAATCAGGAGCAGAGGCACCAGTAGTTACTATAGACGAGAATAAAGAAGAAGCGGTAGCAGAAGCTACAGAAGCAAACTAA